One region of Terricaulis silvestris genomic DNA includes:
- a CDS encoding TerB family tellurite resistance protein produces the protein MSVWSNIVEMAAHAFDPEADPPEFNEECAPRPNDVGFTAAVIGLAAKMARADGMTTEAEMAAAAQVFRPPPGEEEHFRRAFVLAQQTVLGFESYAKQIGRKYRARPCLLEDVLDGLFHIAGADGVVTQAEIDYLEEVASHFGFSEMEFRRIKATNLGPNAGDPYAILGLLPGASMDEVRHAWRRIAAENHPDRMLQRGAPPEFVEIARDKTAAINAAYARIREELSVEAK, from the coding sequence ATGTCCGTCTGGTCCAACATCGTTGAAATGGCTGCCCACGCCTTCGATCCGGAGGCCGATCCGCCTGAATTCAACGAAGAATGCGCCCCGCGCCCCAATGACGTCGGCTTTACCGCCGCCGTGATCGGTTTGGCCGCGAAAATGGCCAGGGCCGACGGGATGACCACGGAAGCCGAAATGGCCGCTGCCGCCCAAGTCTTTCGTCCGCCCCCAGGCGAGGAAGAGCATTTCCGGCGCGCCTTTGTCCTGGCCCAGCAAACCGTCCTAGGATTTGAATCCTACGCAAAGCAGATCGGCCGCAAGTACCGCGCCCGGCCCTGCCTGCTCGAGGACGTCCTCGACGGCCTGTTCCACATCGCTGGCGCCGACGGCGTCGTGACCCAGGCCGAGATCGATTACCTCGAAGAGGTCGCCTCCCATTTCGGCTTCAGCGAAATGGAATTCCGCCGGATCAAGGCCACCAATCTCGGTCCCAACGCTGGCGATCCCTATGCGATCCTGGGCCTGCTGCCCGGCGCGAGCATGGACGAAGTCCGCCACGCTTGGCGGCGCATCGCGGCGGAAAACCACCCCGACCGCATGCTCCAGCGCGGCGCGCCGCCGGAGTTTGTGGAAATCGCGCGGGACAAGACCGCCGCAATCAACGCCGCCTACGCACGCATCCGTGAAGAGTTGAGTGTAGAGGCGAAATAA
- a CDS encoding ion transporter → MANVAAAGVQAPVKRKAKAKHRGGIPLFRWLTQNIVWELFILACIIANAAILGYDAHFGETNAYHAQIEQWNMYFLWIFTAELVLEFFAQGPSKYFRSGWNIFDIIVVGLSYVAVNPAISALRTLRVVRVFRLISAVPQMRRVVEALFSALPGIMATFAILAIVFYIGAVMATTLFHNEPGFGDLGESALKLFALTQFDGWGDTINQLQPRYPWAWVFIMGFTIIAAFAVLNLFVGVIVEAVQHAPREAIQQDIDEVQEDVEVIATAQEDAAVVQQRILDEVRALRADVAALRGGGAPPA, encoded by the coding sequence ATGGCCAATGTGGCGGCGGCGGGCGTGCAGGCGCCTGTGAAGCGCAAGGCAAAAGCAAAGCACCGCGGCGGCATTCCGCTTTTCCGTTGGCTCACACAGAACATCGTGTGGGAGCTCTTCATCCTCGCCTGCATCATCGCCAACGCCGCGATCCTCGGCTACGACGCGCACTTCGGCGAGACCAACGCGTACCACGCTCAAATCGAGCAGTGGAATATGTACTTCCTCTGGATCTTCACCGCCGAACTCGTGCTTGAGTTTTTCGCACAAGGTCCGTCGAAATACTTCCGCAGCGGTTGGAACATCTTCGACATCATCGTCGTCGGCTTAAGCTACGTCGCGGTGAACCCCGCCATCTCCGCGTTGCGGACGCTGCGCGTGGTGCGCGTCTTCCGTCTGATCAGCGCGGTGCCGCAGATGCGGCGCGTCGTCGAAGCGTTGTTCAGCGCGCTGCCGGGCATCATGGCGACGTTCGCGATCCTCGCGATCGTTTTCTACATCGGCGCCGTGATGGCGACGACGCTCTTTCACAACGAGCCCGGCTTCGGCGATCTCGGCGAAAGCGCACTGAAACTCTTCGCGCTCACTCAGTTCGACGGCTGGGGCGACACCATCAACCAACTCCAGCCCCGCTATCCGTGGGCCTGGGTGTTCATCATGGGCTTCACCATCATCGCGGCGTTCGCAGTGTTGAACCTGTTCGTTGGCGTCATCGTCGAAGCCGTGCAACACGCGCCGCGCGAGGCGATTCAGCAAGACATCGACGAGGTGCAGGAAGATGTCGAAGTGATCGCCACCGCGCAGGAGGACGCCGCCGTTGTGCAGCAGCGCATCCTGGATGAAGTCCGCGCGCTCCGCGCCGATGTGGCGGCCCTTCGCGGAGGTGGCGCGCCGCCGGCCTAG
- a CDS encoding GNAT family N-acetyltransferase: MAPHPSPLIIRPCFQQDLEYVQLIYAHHVLTGTGTFEIEPPSLEEMTARWGKIVERGWPFFVASPSSDLSRVLGFAYAQPFRDREAYAKTFEVSIYVGPTTQRQGAGALLLKELLTTLRSDGVREVLAVIGDSANAASFGLHRKLGFEHVGTMKNVGEKFGRLLDVIVMQRTLPPLPKS, encoded by the coding sequence ATGGCGCCCCACCCCAGCCCCCTCATCATCCGGCCCTGCTTCCAGCAGGACCTGGAATATGTGCAGCTCATCTACGCCCATCACGTGCTGACCGGGACCGGCACGTTCGAGATCGAGCCGCCCTCGCTGGAGGAAATGACGGCGCGCTGGGGCAAGATCGTCGAGCGCGGCTGGCCGTTTTTCGTGGCCTCACCGAGTTCTGATCTGAGCCGGGTGCTGGGTTTTGCCTACGCACAACCATTCCGCGATCGCGAGGCATACGCCAAGACCTTCGAAGTCTCGATCTATGTCGGACCGACCACGCAGCGCCAGGGCGCGGGCGCGTTGCTGCTGAAGGAATTGCTGACGACTTTGCGAAGCGACGGTGTGCGCGAGGTGTTGGCCGTGATCGGCGATAGCGCCAACGCTGCGTCGTTCGGATTGCACCGCAAGCTGGGGTTCGAACACGTCGGCACGATGAAGAATGTCGGCGAGAAGTTCGGGCGGCTGCTCGATGTCATCGTGATGCAGCGCACACTGCCGCCGCTTCCAAAGAGCTAA
- a CDS encoding ribonucleotide-diphosphate reductase subunit beta, with protein MAGDNEGKLTGLRTPSIGYKPFRYPWAYEFWRRQQQVHWMPEEVPLGEDVKDWASKLNDQERNLLTQIFRFFTQSDIEVNDNYMERYARVFKPTEVKMMLASFSNIETIHVAAYALLLETIGMPESEFAAFYDYQEMRDKHDYMGKFGVESDADILRTVAMFGAFTEGLQLFASFAMLMNFPRFNKMKGMGQIVTWSVRDESLHCEGMIKLFHAYAKETGALTQEVKDDIAECCRTVVSMEDKFIDLAFEMGPVQGMTPDDIKQYIRYIADWRLGQLGLPKIYGVTEHPIPWLTSILNGVEHANFFEARATEYSKAATKGDWHGDTGVWSNFESMMEKRKAGAAN; from the coding sequence ATGGCTGGCGACAACGAGGGCAAACTGACGGGCCTTCGCACCCCTTCGATTGGCTACAAGCCGTTCCGCTATCCGTGGGCTTACGAGTTTTGGCGCCGCCAACAACAAGTCCACTGGATGCCGGAAGAAGTGCCGCTCGGCGAGGACGTGAAGGATTGGGCATCCAAGCTCAACGACCAGGAACGCAATCTGCTGACGCAGATCTTCCGCTTCTTCACCCAGTCCGACATCGAGGTGAACGACAATTACATGGAGCGCTACGCGCGCGTGTTCAAACCGACCGAGGTCAAGATGATGCTCGCGTCGTTCTCGAACATCGAGACGATCCACGTCGCCGCCTACGCGCTGCTGCTTGAAACCATCGGCATGCCGGAAAGCGAATTCGCGGCGTTCTACGACTACCAAGAGATGCGTGATAAGCACGATTACATGGGCAAGTTCGGCGTCGAGAGCGACGCTGACATCCTGCGCACCGTCGCGATGTTTGGCGCGTTCACCGAGGGCCTGCAGCTCTTTGCGTCGTTCGCGATGCTGATGAACTTCCCGCGCTTCAACAAGATGAAGGGCATGGGTCAGATCGTGACCTGGTCAGTGCGCGACGAAAGCCTGCACTGCGAAGGCATGATCAAACTCTTCCACGCCTACGCGAAGGAAACGGGCGCGCTGACGCAAGAAGTGAAGGACGACATCGCCGAGTGCTGCCGCACTGTCGTATCGATGGAAGACAAGTTCATCGATCTGGCGTTCGAGATGGGCCCGGTGCAGGGCATGACGCCGGACGATATCAAGCAATACATCCGCTACATCGCGGACTGGCGCTTGGGGCAGCTTGGCTTGCCGAAAATCTACGGCGTCACTGAACACCCGATCCCGTGGCTGACCTCGATCCTCAACGGCGTCGAACACGCCAACTTCTTCGAAGCGCGCGCGACCGAATACTCGAAAGCCGCCACCAAAGGCGATTGGCACGGCGACACCGGCGTCTGGTCGAACTTCGAAAGCATGATGGAAAAGCGGAAAGCCGGCGCGGCGAACTAG
- a CDS encoding CHAP domain-containing protein, producing the protein MLDSRALLIAAAAVTGFAGLPTEASALTPMSMDMDMAVDPSVTDGPSNYATMAPREFAPLPDAAYEPTARITNRRARLQCVPFARRESGVELYGNANTWWRQAEDRYETTQEPEEKAVMVLEGYNTTARGHVAVVREIVSSRLIVVDHANWLNGGEITRDVPIRDVSAAGDWSEVQVWHVPGRHWGGRTYQVQGFILNILAEAAGDAPPRNQNIADVGDVPLS; encoded by the coding sequence ATGTTGGATTCCCGCGCGCTACTCATCGCTGCTGCGGCCGTCACCGGCTTTGCCGGTCTGCCGACCGAAGCCAGCGCATTGACGCCAATGTCCATGGATATGGACATGGCCGTCGATCCGTCTGTCACCGATGGGCCGTCGAACTACGCCACCATGGCGCCGCGCGAGTTCGCGCCGCTGCCGGATGCGGCCTATGAGCCAACCGCTCGCATCACCAACCGTCGTGCGCGTTTGCAGTGCGTGCCGTTTGCGCGCCGCGAGTCCGGCGTTGAGCTTTATGGCAACGCCAACACCTGGTGGCGCCAGGCAGAAGATCGTTACGAGACCACGCAGGAGCCTGAAGAGAAGGCCGTGATGGTGCTCGAAGGCTACAACACCACCGCGCGCGGCCATGTCGCTGTCGTGCGCGAGATCGTGTCTTCGCGTTTGATCGTGGTCGATCACGCCAATTGGCTGAACGGCGGCGAGATCACGCGCGACGTGCCGATCCGCGACGTGTCAGCGGCTGGCGATTGGAGCGAAGTGCAAGTGTGGCATGTGCCCGGCCGTCATTGGGGCGGGCGCACCTACCAAGTGCAGGGCTTCATTCTGAACATTCTCGCGGAAGCCGCTGGCGATGCACCGCCGCGCAACCAGAACATCGCCGACGTCGGCGACGTTCCGCTGAGCTAG
- a CDS encoding fasciclin domain-containing protein has translation MKLHPLSRAALIALAICAAPPAIAQVGDRFFVEVAQTETPVPQGDVLDVAAATGQYTQFLAAVQAAGYEETLRGEGPFTIFAPTDEAFRQMRRSERERLMQPQNREELLALLAYHVVAERVTTQTVGGAVVRPEASSGYRVTIDGRDGLRINDQLVVMPDVEASNGVIQGINTVLSPPTLIADAGESGR, from the coding sequence ATGAAGCTGCACCCCCTCTCCCGCGCCGCCCTGATTGCTCTCGCGATTTGCGCCGCGCCCCCGGCGATCGCTCAAGTCGGCGATCGCTTCTTCGTTGAAGTCGCGCAGACGGAAACGCCCGTGCCGCAAGGCGATGTGCTCGATGTCGCCGCGGCGACGGGCCAGTACACGCAGTTTCTCGCCGCGGTTCAGGCCGCGGGCTACGAAGAGACGCTACGCGGTGAAGGGCCGTTCACCATCTTTGCGCCAACCGACGAAGCGTTTCGTCAGATGCGCCGCTCCGAACGTGAGCGGTTGATGCAGCCGCAGAACCGCGAAGAGCTATTAGCGCTGCTCGCGTATCACGTCGTCGCCGAGCGCGTGACGACGCAGACCGTCGGCGGCGCCGTGGTGCGGCCGGAAGCGTCGAGCGGCTACCGCGTCACGATCGATGGGCGCGATGGTTTGCGCATCAACGATCAGCTGGTGGTGATGCCGGATGTCGAAGCGTCGAACGGCGTGATCCAAGGCATCAACACAGTGCTGTCGCCGCCGACGCTGATCGCGGACGCTGGCGAGAGCGGCCGCTAG
- a CDS encoding CHAP domain-containing protein gives MGGINPIRALALGFGLAALAACASTPAPISTGPGRAYSRPQPQLPVYNGEEPRVADYGANLQCVPFARNASGVQIYGDANTWWIQAAGRYPRSNQPAFGSVFVIQGYNTSARGHVAVVTHIDSSRLIRVDHANWLNNGEISVGVPVLDVSPNNDWSEIRVWHIPGGHWGGRIYQGEGFIHPFTLHAALS, from the coding sequence ATGGGTGGGATCAATCCGATCCGGGCGTTAGCTCTGGGCTTCGGACTGGCTGCGTTGGCGGCCTGCGCATCGACGCCCGCGCCGATCTCGACTGGCCCTGGCCGGGCGTACTCCCGTCCTCAACCGCAGCTGCCGGTCTACAACGGCGAAGAGCCCCGCGTGGCGGACTACGGCGCCAACCTCCAGTGCGTGCCGTTCGCCCGAAACGCTTCCGGCGTCCAAATCTACGGCGACGCCAATACGTGGTGGATCCAGGCCGCCGGCCGCTATCCGCGGTCCAACCAGCCGGCTTTCGGCTCGGTTTTCGTGATCCAGGGCTACAACACGTCGGCCCGCGGCCATGTCGCGGTGGTGACCCACATCGATTCCAGCCGTTTGATCCGGGTCGATCACGCCAACTGGCTCAATAACGGTGAAATCAGCGTTGGCGTGCCGGTTCTCGACGTCTCGCCCAACAACGACTGGAGCGAAATCCGCGTCTGGCACATCCCCGGCGGCCATTGGGGTGGGCGCATCTACCAGGGGGAAGGCTTTATCCACCCCTTCACGCTGCACGCTGCCCTGAGCTGA
- a CDS encoding excalibur calcium-binding domain-containing protein, which produces MAHARHCCARRDDWRCRLLGRRGRACERRSRRRRRLSAPSVASSRDNEPRSERVGPLPPVRARAFVASSHNNESRLERVAPPPQVWATPFRNCAEARAAGAAPVYFGDPGYGEHLDRDLDGVGCEPYPR; this is translated from the coding sequence ATGGCGCATGCGCGGCATTGTTGCGCTCGGCGCGATGATTGGCGTTGTCGGCTTCTTGGCCGGCGAGGCCGTGCTTGCGAACGGCGCTCCCGCCGACGGCGCCGGCTCAGCGCGCCCTCCGTCGCCAGCTCTCGCGACAACGAGCCCCGGTCCGAGCGCGTCGGCCCCTTACCCCCGGTTCGGGCGCGCGCCTTCGTCGCTAGCTCTCACAACAACGAATCCCGGCTCGAGCGAGTCGCCCCGCCACCCCAGGTCTGGGCCACGCCGTTCCGGAATTGCGCCGAGGCCCGGGCCGCAGGCGCAGCGCCAGTTTATTTCGGTGATCCGGGCTACGGCGAGCACTTGGACCGCGATCTCGACGGCGTCGGCTGCGAGCCCTATCCGCGCTAG